One segment of Capnocytophaga sp. oral taxon 878 DNA contains the following:
- a CDS encoding dicarboxylate/amino acid:cation symporter: MEKIFRSLLFKVCCGIAFGISIGLAAPENIMRLLITFKTLFANFLGFSIPLIMMGLIMPSIAELGKSAGKLLLITVGIAYSFTLFSGFSTYLVGESLFPTLLQGEQLSNIGKDAEAIRPFFTIEMPPITDVMTSLVLSFIIGIGLSVREESTLSQMIKEFGEIVKWLISKAIIPLLPYYILTIFAEISYSGQVMAIMTVFFKLIIILFAMHIVLLLIQYLIAGSIAGKNPFRSLLTMLPAYATALGTQSSAATIPVTLRQAQKLGISSKIAGFVIPLCATIHLSGSTMKITACALALMMLEGMPYDFMLFAGFVMMLGVIMVAAPGVPGGAIMAALGVLNSMLGFDERTQGLMVALYIAMDSFGTACNVTGDGAVALIVNRISKIKD, translated from the coding sequence ATGGAAAAAATCTTTCGTTCTTTACTCTTTAAAGTCTGCTGCGGCATCGCTTTTGGTATAAGCATAGGCTTAGCAGCCCCCGAAAACATAATGCGCCTGCTTATCACCTTCAAAACATTATTCGCCAACTTCTTAGGCTTCTCCATACCCCTCATTATGATGGGACTCATTATGCCCTCCATTGCCGAACTGGGCAAAAGTGCTGGGAAACTACTGCTCATAACCGTGGGCATCGCCTATAGCTTCACCCTCTTTTCAGGCTTTTCTACCTACTTAGTAGGCGAAAGCCTCTTCCCTACCCTATTACAAGGCGAACAGCTCAGTAATATAGGCAAAGATGCCGAAGCCATACGCCCTTTCTTCACCATCGAAATGCCCCCCATTACCGATGTGATGACCTCACTAGTACTCTCCTTCATTATAGGTATAGGGCTATCAGTACGTGAAGAAAGCACCCTCAGCCAGATGATAAAAGAATTTGGCGAAATCGTAAAATGGCTCATCAGCAAAGCTATTATACCCCTGCTGCCTTATTATATCCTCACCATTTTTGCCGAAATTAGTTATAGCGGACAAGTAATGGCGATTATGACCGTTTTCTTCAAACTAATTATCATACTTTTTGCAATGCACATTGTCCTGTTACTAATTCAATATCTTATAGCAGGAAGCATTGCGGGCAAAAACCCTTTCCGCTCATTACTTACAATGTTACCTGCCTACGCTACAGCATTAGGCACCCAGTCATCAGCCGCCACCATTCCTGTAACACTACGCCAAGCCCAAAAATTAGGCATTTCAAGCAAAATAGCAGGCTTTGTAATACCTTTATGTGCTACCATTCATCTTTCAGGCAGTACGATGAAAATTACAGCCTGTGCGCTTGCCCTAATGATGTTAGAAGGTATGCCCTATGATTTTATGTTATTTGCAGGCTTTGTAATGATGCTTGGGGTAATTATGGTAGCTGCCCCTGGCGTACCTGGCGGAGCTATTATGGCTGCTTTAGGAGTCCTTAATTCTATGCTCGGTTTTGATGAGCGCACACAAGGTCTTATGGTAGCTCTTTACATTGCTATGGATAGCTTTGGTACCGCTTGCAATGTCACCGGCGATGGTGCAGTAGCACTTATAGTAAACAGAATTAGCAAAATAAAGGACTAA
- a CDS encoding gliding motility-associated C-terminal domain-containing protein, with translation MRSLKEQWVKCCTLFLLLFTIMAKGQVVSVLTESPVHIANTADFSAGVVTITLDMPTGKTSGELEVTLPAGIEYAQGLTATGGTVTWKAGSAPNKPVFTISSGAGAVVTVSFKRKVTKAVLSNPSFGEGFLDTAVLKIDGTATPAKQNETKYQLQRPTLAVQFTGSPISEDVGTHTRTFDIRNTGNGTVKDVYFSVDYPADVTGNGFWYNNTKLTSMTINGKTVYKVPNVHLANNGFVTITENYTIKKCTAGRKNTYHAHWGKDNEIFETTSNAKNIDIKTGTPSIELDTDSNSTYFVWKQGLTGNTLGTFTLKYKNNGPGANPTAYNITLDVAERWNEQRFITHKPANIRLVSADGATELPVPAAALSTPNGQDRKIVIDFSKIPALSATDATYGSKDFGFADADGDGFRGELKKDASFTLRFDYVQTQPLSCLMNSSIKGLNISPVTFINAKSVCGAAAPRRDAFIHSYTFTRLLSSVGDGSKLPNQLLPNIETSGYLMATFNVSGFYASQRLKGQANKNSDKRYKYEIKLPPGVALRNVKFYKADAYGTSKEAPISLNNVAAGGTFNYTTTDDKYGYVTFDVVLENCSGTSINLDYSVLYLDKNEATNTYSEIPLVCVTNKPIITVCPSPCGVDGPEMLSTKIERADNSYGWTDHTMTARAQRSQISELQRQRALYLDDIEVISTGKQLRVTTNNLYYFASFAKNAKVTPKFITFNTGTHSVTLQANAAGVVAKTTVGERDYFLWNLTSALPLVGIPANGTFTTVATYQLTNGEDRYTASQDVESGGESFYYRLNNPATDTTKNPQGYHTAQLHCGANLYATFYFAGLYSAVATNDYELFGCEIKDIGNWQVHSGRRFNPAGNYFTDEFRPARLVKKATFTIPSTVNYVNKFTYMYRKKYPDTEQIDIPISNLVLESDNGTYKVYSYTNPPKGQAGHLPPGEISVDNAYDGHFRLYMQATCKTKVVNNLASAKAAAMVVKSKVDYEDFYYHYAARGGQRITSGEIPDHQTPLYFRNVPSIDIAAETALSVKASKREQILEFRLSNNSFSDAPYSWISIPNIAGVDILSLSEISNTKAHVYTYTAQSSISGEQMFFLSDQGANSGTIVKNTSRYFRVIYRITNCEAPLHQLKVYAGWNCNSNPTAGYQSTCSDKSLTYDITVAKSRKEIEPAASNPGQNRPDKVGTIAMCTATPYSYIINSASEGDIYDAKLVVTQGAGISFSEVEVEYPLNSGHKYYENTGTKRLVHTTVGDVHTFDISSILPGGSLPGSISEPTTAENRKFKLTFKVTPDCDFTAGSSFDIDIEGNNLCGKPAAGDKTRAIIAGINGVTINNYDIKLDDLTYVNGNGSACDGGVTYRTRVTVNAGNPAFEIGDNARLRFRIPKGYEFVSGEMHSRNPGASWANPTHIASEDKNVRNEREISVTVPKGMKNGHTFEYNVTIRQKDNATIDCATPKELSAFTTDTVTGVTCATAQGGKCGTFTVNSSPRRSIVIKNERPSLSFSNVAVSSKAENNKEKITVTYKITNGATASATLNARPVVTSLYYDANNNGDIDVSDTKLATYTSTETLAKGATSVERSITHLVDADKVCRLLLALKNEDNVCLCGDVVSALPAPATIEGLTQSFTTCATSSITLAYPAAAATYTGYTWSAISPADALGYLSANNIATPTFTYRGAPVTTPLIVTYKLTVKRIGGCESSQTVTVQVSPQGINLTAPAPLVVNCKNATASITQWLASASAADTCGNAASVTHNYDTVKPADLCNNSGIVTVTFVGKDALGNTATQTRTITLVNINAVNDTFTVTHGLVATTTTDSVLNNDKVGTQTATAATVSMTVTTPAVGAAGSATPTLNADGTVTVPAGTKSGTYYIGYRICNTVVSVSVCDTATATIVVGTPSITANPDTFTITTGTSTKSVLDNDKLGTATTTTSTVNVSVVTGATPKQSGTSTPTLDSDGKVTVPNNTPAGTYTIVYQICDKLNSGNCTTSTATIVVGTLSITANPDTFTITTGTSTKSVLDNDKIGTATTTTSTVNVSVVTGATPKQAGTNTPTLDSDGKVTVPNNTPAGTYTIVYQICDKLNTGNCATSTATIVVGTPSITANPDTFTITTGTSTKSVLDNDKIGTATTTTSTVNVSVVTGATPKQSGTSTPTLDSDGKVTVPNNTPAGTYTIVYQICDKLNTGNCTTSTATIVVGTPSITANPDTFTITTGTSTKSVLDNDKLGTATTTTSTVNVSVVTGATPKQAGTNTPTLDSDGKVTVPNNTPAGTYTIVYQICDKLNTGNCATSTATIVVGTPSITANPDTFTITTGTSTKSVLDNDKLGTATTTTSTVNVSVVTGATPKQSGTSTPTLDSDGKVTVPNNTPAGTYTIVYQICDKLNSGNCTTSTATIVVPAQPTVTPTITTIGDEYTVTGTVTTPVTVGNILTNDTIGSQTATVASVTIHTATPTSATTPRIDPVSGDVIVPTGTPSGTYTMTYYLCETANSSNCSSATTVTVTVVGVTTPTATPTITTIGDEYTVTGTVTTPVTVGNILTNDTIGSQTATVASVTIHTATPTSTTTPRIDPVSGDVIVPTGTPSGTYTMTYYLCETANSSNCSSATTVTVTVVGVTTPTATPTITTIGDEYTVTGTVTTPVTVGNILTNDTIGSQSATVASVAIHTATPTTPTEPYINPVSGDVIVPTGTPSGTYTMTYYLCETANSSNCSSATTVTVTVVGVTTPTATPTITTIGDEYTVTGTVTTPVTVGNILTNDTIGSQTATVASVTIHTATPTSATTPRIDPVSGDVIVPTGTPSGTYTMTYYLCETANSSNCSSATTVTVTVVGVPAAAPIAVDDRVTTPLNTPVTINVLSNDTPQGATPNITTAPANGTAVVNGDGTVEYRPNNNFAGIDTFAYELCTAGGCATATVTIQVIKKLVIYNGVSVGGNPENDHFHIAGIENYPNNVVRIYNRWGVKVWEAEHYDNVRTVFKGISNGRVTIEAPETLPQGTYYYVIEYTNENNERQNEVGWLYLKKN, from the coding sequence ATGCGATCATTAAAAGAACAATGGGTTAAGTGTTGTACACTTTTTCTTTTGCTATTTACAATAATGGCTAAGGGGCAGGTAGTAAGTGTTCTTACTGAAAGCCCTGTACACATTGCTAACACTGCCGATTTTTCGGCAGGAGTAGTAACAATCACTTTGGATATGCCTACTGGCAAAACAAGTGGTGAGCTGGAGGTAACACTACCCGCTGGCATTGAATATGCTCAAGGGCTAACCGCTACCGGAGGTACTGTTACGTGGAAAGCGGGCTCGGCTCCTAATAAGCCAGTATTTACAATTAGCTCGGGAGCTGGAGCTGTGGTAACTGTAAGTTTTAAGCGTAAGGTTACTAAGGCTGTTCTATCCAACCCCAGCTTTGGCGAAGGTTTTTTGGATACAGCCGTTTTAAAAATAGATGGTACAGCTACGCCAGCTAAGCAAAATGAAACAAAATACCAACTGCAACGCCCAACACTTGCGGTGCAATTTACTGGAAGTCCTATTTCCGAAGATGTAGGAACCCATACCAGAACTTTTGACATTCGCAATACAGGTAATGGTACAGTAAAAGATGTGTATTTTTCCGTAGATTACCCTGCTGATGTAACAGGAAATGGGTTTTGGTATAATAACACCAAACTCACATCAATGACTATTAATGGTAAGACTGTGTACAAGGTGCCTAATGTACATTTAGCTAATAATGGATTTGTTACAATTACTGAGAATTATACCATAAAGAAGTGTACTGCTGGTAGAAAAAATACTTATCATGCTCATTGGGGTAAGGATAATGAAATTTTTGAAACTACTTCAAACGCTAAAAATATAGATATTAAAACAGGTACGCCTTCTATAGAGTTAGATACAGATAGTAATAGCACTTATTTTGTTTGGAAACAAGGGCTTACTGGTAATACTTTGGGAACTTTCACCTTGAAATATAAAAACAATGGACCTGGAGCTAACCCTACTGCTTATAATATAACTCTTGATGTGGCAGAACGTTGGAATGAGCAGAGGTTTATTACTCATAAACCGGCCAATATTAGATTGGTATCAGCAGATGGTGCTACTGAGCTTCCTGTTCCAGCAGCTGCACTTAGCACTCCAAATGGACAGGATCGTAAGATTGTTATAGACTTTAGTAAAATTCCTGCTTTGAGTGCTACTGATGCTACTTATGGTAGTAAGGATTTTGGTTTTGCTGATGCCGATGGTGATGGTTTTAGAGGAGAACTTAAGAAAGATGCCTCATTTACTTTGCGTTTTGATTATGTACAGACCCAACCTCTGAGCTGCTTGATGAATAGCTCTATTAAAGGCTTGAATATTTCTCCTGTTACTTTTATAAACGCTAAGAGTGTGTGTGGAGCAGCAGCACCTAGAAGAGATGCATTCATACATTCATATACTTTTACACGCTTGTTAAGTAGTGTAGGTGATGGATCAAAATTGCCTAACCAGTTGTTGCCTAATATTGAAACTTCAGGGTATCTTATGGCTACTTTTAACGTTTCAGGTTTTTATGCTAGTCAGCGCTTGAAAGGGCAAGCTAATAAGAATAGTGATAAGAGATATAAATATGAAATAAAACTTCCTCCTGGAGTAGCTCTAAGAAATGTGAAATTCTATAAAGCTGATGCTTATGGAACTTCTAAAGAAGCGCCAATTAGTTTGAATAATGTAGCAGCAGGAGGTACCTTTAACTATACTACAACCGATGATAAATATGGTTATGTTACTTTTGATGTAGTATTAGAAAACTGTTCAGGCACAAGTATAAACTTAGATTACTCAGTTTTATATTTAGATAAGAATGAGGCAACTAATACTTATTCTGAAATACCTTTGGTTTGTGTAACAAATAAGCCAATTATTACAGTTTGTCCTTCTCCTTGTGGAGTGGATGGTCCAGAGATGTTAAGCACTAAGATTGAACGTGCTGATAACTCTTATGGATGGACTGATCACACTATGACTGCACGTGCACAACGCTCTCAAATATCAGAACTGCAACGCCAACGCGCTTTATACTTAGATGATATTGAAGTAATTTCTACAGGTAAGCAACTAAGAGTTACTACCAACAACTTGTATTACTTTGCTTCATTTGCCAAAAACGCAAAGGTAACCCCTAAGTTTATCACTTTTAATACAGGTACACATTCGGTTACCCTACAGGCAAACGCTGCAGGAGTGGTTGCTAAAACTACTGTAGGTGAAAGAGACTACTTCCTTTGGAATCTTACTTCTGCCTTGCCTCTAGTAGGTATTCCTGCCAATGGCACTTTTACCACAGTAGCTACTTATCAGCTTACTAATGGAGAAGATAGATATACTGCTTCTCAAGATGTTGAATCAGGAGGAGAGAGCTTTTACTATCGTTTAAACAATCCTGCTACTGATACAACTAAAAATCCGCAAGGCTATCATACAGCACAATTACACTGCGGGGCTAATTTATATGCTACCTTCTATTTTGCAGGATTATATTCAGCCGTAGCAACTAATGACTATGAGTTGTTTGGTTGTGAAATTAAAGATATTGGTAATTGGCAGGTGCATTCGGGACGTAGGTTTAATCCGGCAGGTAACTACTTTACCGATGAATTCCGTCCTGCTCGCCTTGTTAAAAAAGCGACATTCACTATACCTAGTACAGTAAATTATGTGAATAAATTTACTTATATGTATAGGAAAAAATATCCTGATACAGAACAGATAGATATACCAATATCAAATCTTGTCTTAGAAAGTGATAATGGCACTTATAAAGTGTATAGTTATACCAATCCACCTAAAGGACAAGCAGGACACTTGCCTCCTGGTGAAATTTCTGTAGACAATGCTTATGATGGCCATTTCAGATTATATATGCAGGCTACTTGCAAAACAAAGGTTGTAAATAACTTAGCAAGTGCTAAGGCTGCAGCTATGGTAGTAAAATCAAAAGTAGATTATGAAGATTTCTATTACCATTACGCAGCACGTGGCGGACAAAGAATTACTTCAGGTGAGATTCCAGACCACCAAACACCTTTGTACTTTAGAAATGTACCAAGCATAGATATTGCAGCAGAAACAGCTCTATCTGTAAAAGCTAGTAAGCGAGAGCAAATATTAGAGTTTAGACTATCTAATAATTCATTCTCCGATGCTCCTTACTCTTGGATCTCTATTCCAAATATAGCAGGAGTAGATATACTTTCTTTATCTGAAATTAGTAATACTAAAGCACATGTATATACCTATACTGCTCAAAGTAGTATTTCGGGTGAACAAATGTTCTTTTTAAGTGATCAAGGAGCTAATAGTGGTACGATTGTTAAAAATACTAGTCGTTATTTCCGTGTAATTTATAGGATTACTAACTGTGAGGCACCTTTACACCAACTAAAAGTGTATGCAGGTTGGAACTGTAATAGCAACCCTACAGCAGGTTATCAAAGTACTTGTAGTGATAAGAGTCTTACTTATGATATTACAGTAGCTAAAAGTAGAAAAGAAATAGAGCCTGCAGCAAGTAACCCAGGTCAAAATAGACCTGATAAGGTAGGTACTATTGCGATGTGTACAGCTACTCCTTATAGTTATATTATCAACAGTGCTAGTGAGGGAGATATCTACGATGCAAAGTTGGTAGTAACTCAAGGTGCGGGTATTAGCTTTAGTGAAGTAGAGGTGGAGTATCCTCTTAATAGTGGTCATAAATATTATGAAAATACAGGAACTAAACGCTTAGTACATACCACTGTAGGTGATGTTCATACTTTTGATATTAGTAGTATATTGCCAGGAGGTAGCTTGCCAGGATCAATATCAGAACCTACAACCGCTGAAAATCGTAAATTCAAACTTACTTTTAAAGTAACTCCTGATTGTGATTTTACAGCTGGTTCTTCATTCGATATAGACATTGAAGGTAATAACCTTTGTGGCAAACCAGCTGCAGGTGATAAAACACGTGCTATTATAGCAGGTATTAATGGCGTAACTATTAATAATTACGACATAAAACTTGATGACCTAACTTATGTGAATGGTAATGGATCTGCTTGTGATGGAGGTGTTACCTATCGCACTCGTGTAACAGTAAACGCTGGTAATCCTGCCTTTGAAATTGGCGACAATGCCCGCTTGCGTTTCCGTATCCCTAAAGGATATGAATTTGTATCAGGTGAGATGCATTCACGTAATCCAGGTGCTTCTTGGGCTAATCCTACTCATATTGCCTCAGAAGATAAAAACGTACGCAATGAAAGAGAAATTTCAGTAACTGTACCTAAAGGAATGAAGAATGGTCATACTTTTGAGTATAATGTTACTATCAGACAAAAAGATAATGCAACTATAGATTGTGCTACTCCTAAAGAACTTAGTGCCTTCACAACAGATACAGTTACAGGAGTTACTTGTGCAACGGCACAAGGAGGCAAATGTGGTACTTTCACAGTGAACTCATCACCTCGTCGTTCTATTGTAATTAAAAATGAGCGTCCATCGTTGTCATTTAGCAATGTAGCTGTAAGTTCTAAGGCTGAAAACAACAAAGAGAAAATTACTGTAACATACAAAATCACTAATGGGGCTACAGCATCAGCTACACTTAATGCTCGCCCTGTAGTAACAAGTTTGTACTATGACGCTAATAACAATGGTGATATAGATGTTAGTGATACTAAGCTTGCAACTTACACTAGTACAGAGACTTTAGCTAAAGGAGCTACTTCAGTGGAAAGAAGTATTACCCATTTAGTAGATGCTGATAAAGTATGTAGATTGTTATTAGCACTTAAAAATGAAGATAATGTATGCCTTTGTGGTGATGTAGTAAGTGCTTTGCCTGCACCTGCTACTATTGAAGGACTTACTCAAAGTTTTACAACTTGTGCAACTAGCAGTATTACCCTTGCTTATCCAGCTGCTGCTGCTACCTATACTGGTTATACTTGGAGTGCTATAAGTCCAGCTGATGCCTTAGGATATTTATCTGCAAATAATATAGCAACACCTACATTTACTTATAGGGGAGCTCCAGTTACTACACCTCTTATAGTTACTTATAAACTAACTGTGAAACGTATAGGAGGATGTGAATCATCACAAACAGTAACAGTACAAGTAAGTCCTCAAGGAATAAACTTAACAGCTCCAGCACCTTTGGTAGTGAATTGCAAAAATGCTACGGCAAGCATTACTCAGTGGTTAGCTTCAGCTTCAGCTGCCGATACTTGTGGAAATGCTGCAAGTGTTACTCATAATTATGATACTGTAAAACCTGCTGACCTTTGCAATAACAGTGGTATTGTAACTGTAACCTTTGTAGGAAAAGATGCTTTGGGTAACACAGCAACTCAAACACGTACCATTACTTTGGTAAATATAAATGCAGTAAATGATACATTTACTGTTACTCACGGATTAGTAGCAACCACTACTACCGACAGTGTTCTTAATAATGATAAAGTAGGCACCCAAACAGCTACTGCTGCTACTGTAAGTATGACAGTAACTACCCCAGCTGTAGGAGCAGCAGGTAGTGCAACACCTACCCTAAATGCCGATGGTACTGTTACTGTTCCAGCAGGAACTAAATCGGGTACTTATTATATTGGATATAGAATTTGCAACACTGTTGTAAGTGTATCAGTTTGTGATACAGCTACAGCTACTATTGTAGTAGGTACGCCATCTATCACAGCTAATCCTGACACCTTTACTATTACCACAGGAACCAGCACCAAATCGGTACTTGATAATGATAAGCTAGGTACAGCAACTACAACTACTAGTACCGTAAATGTATCGGTAGTTACAGGCGCAACCCCTAAACAATCAGGTACTAGCACTCCTACATTGGATAGTGATGGTAAAGTAACCGTTCCTAACAATACGCCAGCAGGTACTTACACTATAGTATACCAAATCTGTGATAAGCTAAATAGCGGAAATTGTACAACAAGTACAGCAACTATTGTAGTAGGAACACTATCTATCACAGCTAATCCAGATACCTTTACTATTACCACAGGAACAAGCACCAAGTCGGTACTTGATAATGATAAGATAGGTACAGCAACTACAACTACTAGTACCGTAAATGTATCGGTAGTTACGGGAGCAACCCCTAAACAAGCGGGTACTAACACACCTACTTTGGATAGCGATGGTAAAGTAACCGTTCCTAACAATACGCCAGCAGGTACTTACACTATAGTATATCAAATCTGTGATAAGTTAAATACAGGAAACTGTGCAACAAGTACAGCAACTATTGTAGTAGGAACACCATCTATTACAGCTAATCCAGATACCTTTACTATTACCACAGGAACAAGCACCAAGTCGGTACTTGATAATGACAAGATAGGTACAGCAACTACAACTACTAGTACTGTAAATGTATCGGTAGTTACAGGTGCAACCCCTAAACAATCAGGTACTAGTACCCCTACTTTGGATAGTGATGGTAAAGTAACCGTTCCTAACAATACACCAGCAGGTACTTATACTATAGTATACCAAATCTGTGATAAGCTAAACACAGGAAACTGTACAACAAGTACAGCTACTATTGTAGTAGGTACGCCATCTATTACAGCTAATCCAGATACCTTTACTATTACCACAGGAACTAGCACCAAATCGGTACTTGATAATGATAAGTTAGGTACAGCAACTACAACTACTAGTACCGTAAATGTATCGGTAGTTACGGGAGCAACCCCTAAACAAGCGGGTACTAACACACCTACTTTGGATAGCGATGGTAAAGTAACCGTTCCTAACAATACGCCAGCAGGTACTTACACTATAGTATATCAAATCTGTGATAAGTTAAATACAGGAAACTGTGCAACAAGTACAGCAACTATTGTAGTAGGAACACCATCTATTACAGCTAATCCTGATACCTTTACTATTACCACAGGAACCAGCACCAAGTCGGTACTTGATAATGATAAGTTAGGTACAGCAACTACAACTACTAGTACCGTAAATGTATCGGTAGTTACGGGAGCAACCCCTAAACAATCAGGTACTAGTACCCCTACTTTGGATAGCGATGGTAAAGTAACTGTTCCTAACAATACACCAGCAGGTACTTACACTATAGTATATCAAATCTGTGATAAGCTAAATAGCGGAAACTGTACAACAAGTACAGCTACTATTGTAGTACCAGCTCAACCTACAGTAACCCCAACTATAACAACAATAGGAGATGAATATACTGTAACAGGTACTGTTACTACGCCAGTGACTGTAGGTAATATACTTACTAATGATACCATAGGTAGTCAGACAGCTACAGTGGCTAGTGTAACAATCCACACTGCGACACCAACAAGTGCTACGACCCCTCGTATCGACCCAGTGAGTGGAGATGTGATAGTTCCGACAGGTACACCAAGTGGTACATACACTATGACTTACTACTTGTGTGAAACTGCAAACAGTAGCAACTGCAGTAGCGCAACAACTGTAACAGTAACCGTGGTAGGAGTGACAACCCCAACAGCTACACCGACTATTACAACAATAGGAGATGAATATACTGTAACAGGTACTGTTACTACGCCAGTAACCGTAGGTAATATACTTACTAATGATACCATAGGTAGTCAGACAGCTACAGTGGCTAGTGTAACAATCCACACTGCGACACCAACAAGTACTACGACCCCTCGTATCGACCCAGTGAGTGGAGATGTGATAGTTCCGACAGGTACGCCAAGTGGTACATACACTATGACTTACTACTTGTGTGAAACAGCAAATAGCAGTAACTGCAGTAGCGCAACAACTGTAACAGTAACCGTGGTAGGAGTGACAACACCAACTGCTACCCCAACTATTACAACAATAGGAGATGAATATACTGTAACAGGTACTGTTACTACGCCAGTGACTGTAGGTAATATACTTACCAATGACACCATAGGAAGTCAAAGTGCAACCGTAGCGAGTGTTGCTATTCATACAGCTACGCCTACTACCCCTACTGAGCCATACATCAACCCAGTGAGTGGAGATGTGATAGTTCCGACAGGTACGCCAAGTGGTACGTATACTATGACTTACTACTTGTGTGAAACGGCAAACAGCAGTAACTGCAGTAGTGCAACAACTGTAACAGTAACCGTGGTAGGAGTGACAACCCCAACAGCTACACCGACTATTACAACAATAGGAGATGAATATACTGTAACAGGTACTGTTACTACACCGGTAACCGTAGGTAATATACTTACTAATGATACCATAGGTAGTCAGACAGCTACAGTGGCTAGTGTAACAATCCACACTGCCACACCAACAAGTGCTACAACCCCTCGTATCGACCCAGTGAGTGGAGATGTGATAGTTCCGACAGGTACACCAAGTGGTACATATACTATGACTTACTACTTGTGTGAAACGGCAAACAGCAGTAACTGCAGTAGCGCAACAACTGTAACAGTAACCGTGGTAGGAGTACCAGCGGCAGCACCTATTGCAGTTGATGATAGAGTAACAACTCCGCTTAATACACCGGTAACTATTAACGTACTAAGTAATGATACCCCTCAAGGAGCAACGCCTAACATTACTACAGCCCCAGCTAATGGTACAGCGGTAGTGAATGGAGATGGTACAGTGGAATACAGACCTAATAACAATTTTGCAGGAATAGATACCTTTGCGTATGAGCTTTGTACCGCAGGAGGTTGTGCTACAGCTACAGTAACTATTCAGGTTATTAAGAAACTTGTAATCTACAATGGAGTATCGGTGGGAGGTAATCCTGAAAATGATCACTTCCATATTGCGGGAATAGAGAACTACCCTAACAATGTGGTACGCATCTATAACCGTTGGGGAGTGAAAGTATGGGAGGCTGAACACTATGATAACGTTCGTACAGTATTTAAAGGTATCTCGAACGGACGTGTAACTATAGAAGCTCCTGAAACATTACCTCAGGGTACTTATTACTATGTAATAGAGTATACAAATGAGAATAATGAAAGACAAAATGAAGTAGGCTGGTTATACCTTAAAAAGAACTAG